From the genome of Spirochaetota bacterium, one region includes:
- a CDS encoding DUF3536 domain-containing protein gives MRKSNFYLVIHGHFYQPPREDPFTYEIDLQDSALPWHDWNERITEECYTSNAFSRVLDNFGRIQAVINNYEYISFNFGPTLLTYLEKYHKKTYEKILEADFRSRDRNNGHGNAIAQGYNHIILPLASDRDKITQIEWGIRDFEKRFERQPEGIWLPETAVNDIVVQFLISYGIKFIILSPHQAERVRFLNGKEWTDVSKGNIDFSEPYILREPNGEIIVFFYNGPLSHAVSFNHLLRSSEGFRDAILSYRTPNKDDFFLSIATDGEIYGHHEPFGDMCLSSMIYRNQFENNFIFTNFANVLEYIKPRYEVVLKKGNNNLGTSWSCAHGVDRWYRDCGCSTGAQPGWNQAWREPLRNAFDYLREELYSLSEEELKDIISNVWKARNDYIDVVFVRSSLKPPEWKGKIEEFLKKHSRKNLSYDEKVKVLKFMEALYNEMLMYTSCGWFFADISGIETVQVMKYPSYIFHLLKEYIRPEIKTHFLEIISRAKSNIRQFNDGRWIFENWIEKYKFTPERVIAQYILYKFLVYDKNIHSDISKDYYYYYTISVRNSNSFEIDGFKVFSGIADLFNNITLEESKYIYYIFVSFSTGEVHIYTKEHMYEGIETYISKVVKELPFGKARRFFDDWFSGGYSLMDIKYEIREQILYRIFESKFKSLRARSEFEIDEYIKIIDSYSLLGVKLPKSEKTLISFLLKEFIDKQAENLLNKQQIDLLYLSKVMKVIRENNLEISMSKLENALYRYIFDSIEKIIKEPGEDEIESFSGLVDFVVKNGINIYNRRSIENRIYEFLHSNVFEEFSNNLIHQGKERLVSKILDIFEKFNISTLHRRTLKH, from the coding sequence ATGAGGAAGAGTAATTTTTACCTTGTGATACACGGACACTTCTACCAACCACCCAGAGAAGATCCATTTACATATGAGATTGACCTCCAAGATTCTGCACTACCGTGGCATGATTGGAATGAGAGGATTACGGAGGAATGCTACACCTCAAACGCATTCTCAAGAGTTTTGGACAATTTTGGTAGAATACAAGCAGTTATAAATAACTATGAATACATCAGTTTCAACTTTGGACCTACACTACTTACATATCTTGAAAAGTATCACAAAAAAACTTACGAAAAGATTCTAGAAGCAGACTTTAGAAGTAGAGATAGAAACAACGGACATGGAAATGCAATAGCACAAGGATACAATCATATCATACTTCCTCTAGCATCGGATAGAGACAAGATAACACAAATTGAATGGGGTATCAGAGATTTTGAGAAAAGGTTTGAGAGACAACCTGAGGGTATATGGCTACCAGAAACTGCAGTGAATGATATTGTCGTTCAGTTTCTAATTAGTTACGGCATTAAGTTTATCATACTTTCGCCTCACCAAGCAGAAAGAGTTAGGTTTCTCAACGGGAAAGAATGGACAGATGTATCAAAAGGTAATATAGACTTTTCAGAGCCTTACATTCTGAGGGAACCTAATGGAGAAATAATAGTATTTTTCTACAATGGACCTTTATCACACGCTGTTAGCTTCAATCATCTTTTGAGGAGTTCTGAAGGCTTTAGAGATGCCATACTTTCGTATAGAACTCCAAACAAAGATGATTTTTTCTTATCCATAGCCACCGACGGCGAGATATATGGTCATCATGAACCATTTGGAGATATGTGTCTCTCATCTATGATATACAGAAATCAATTTGAGAATAACTTTATTTTCACAAACTTTGCAAATGTTCTTGAGTATATAAAACCAAGGTATGAGGTTGTTTTGAAGAAAGGGAACAACAATCTAGGAACATCTTGGAGTTGTGCTCACGGAGTTGATAGGTGGTATAGAGATTGTGGTTGTAGCACTGGTGCACAACCTGGTTGGAATCAAGCATGGCGAGAACCTTTGAGGAATGCTTTTGATTATCTGCGAGAAGAACTATACTCACTTTCCGAAGAAGAACTAAAAGATATAATTAGTAATGTTTGGAAAGCAAGGAATGATTACATTGATGTGGTTTTTGTTAGGTCTTCTTTGAAGCCTCCGGAGTGGAAAGGTAAGATTGAAGAATTTTTGAAGAAGCACTCAAGGAAAAACTTGAGTTATGATGAGAAAGTAAAGGTTTTAAAGTTTATGGAAGCACTCTACAACGAGATGCTTATGTACACAAGTTGTGGTTGGTTTTTCGCAGATATATCAGGTATAGAAACTGTCCAAGTTATGAAGTATCCATCTTACATATTCCACTTACTGAAAGAATACATAAGACCCGAAATTAAGACACACTTCCTTGAGATAATCAGTAGGGCGAAGAGTAATATAAGGCAGTTCAACGACGGAAGATGGATATTTGAAAACTGGATTGAAAAGTATAAATTCACACCAGAACGAGTGATAGCACAATATATACTCTACAAGTTTCTCGTTTACGATAAGAATATCCATTCAGATATATCAAAAGATTATTACTACTATTACACCATATCTGTTAGGAATTCAAATTCGTTTGAAATTGATGGTTTTAAGGTATTCTCAGGTATTGCTGACCTTTTCAACAACATAACGCTTGAAGAAAGTAAATACATATACTACATCTTCGTCTCTTTCTCAACAGGAGAAGTTCATATATACACAAAAGAACATATGTATGAAGGTATTGAAACATACATAAGTAAGGTAGTTAAAGAACTACCTTTCGGTAAAGCAAGACGTTTCTTTGATGATTGGTTTTCTGGTGGATACTCTCTGATGGACATAAAATACGAAATTAGAGAACAAATACTTTACAGAATATTTGAGAGTAAGTTCAAATCCTTAAGAGCTAGGTCAGAGTTTGAAATTGATGAATACATAAAGATAATAGACAGTTATTCACTTCTAGGCGTAAAACTACCAAAAAGTGAAAAGACACTAATATCGTTCCTACTAAAAGAGTTTATAGACAAGCAGGCAGAAAACTTACTAAACAAACAACAGATTGATTTGCTTTACTTGTCAAAGGTTATGAAAGTAATAAGAGAGAATAACCTTGAGATATCAATGTCAAAACTTGAGAATGCGTTGTATCGATATATCTTTGACAGCATTGAAAAAATTATCAAAGAACCAGGTGAAGATGAGATAGAATCGTTTTCAGGATTAGTTGACTTTGTCGTCAAGAATGGAATCAATATCTACAACAGAAGAAGTATAGAGAATAGAATATATGAGTTTTTACACTCAAATGTTTTTGAAGAGTTCTCAAACAACCTTATACATCAAGGCAAGGAAAGACTCGTTTCAAAGATACTTGATATATTTGAGAAATTCAACATATCAACACTTCACCGCAGAACTCTGAAACACTAG
- a CDS encoding UPF0182 family protein: MVKTIILFIFSLPLVIQAISSYIRRKTVSFKDVWIGVIIAVLGALFVLVLDEIVKFIVDVLWFSEVGYFNVFWGIIQYKIWIFVITFVIVLTGFILFVYIPIKIFFPRFPIGLIKVVEFEMMKVVERFSNVIVWLFLVVVSGYFGYIAATNDWMDIAKFFSRVSTLEYTDPIFKMPAEFYMFSLPFINAVFNNILWFLFIVSAFMIFILYVYLRFQSGYYGQSFVFALLSGRMPDKISRGIFLYSIFVLIVWTLVLGIRIAFVTPYHIMFVDSGLFSGPGYKEIYATLPVIRIIGILLILLAILSTFFLFSGKIRNILILSGGTVGISLALYVIYPSLIEVFVVKPSELDRQKEFIKNNIESTLVAYKLDKVKEVFFDNKPLTFDMLSRNKEIIQNLRLWDWKPLGDAYKQIQTIRFYYKFNDIDIDRYRLGGSLRQVMISARELDIEALPENSKSWINVHFRYTHGIGVVVSPVNEILPNGMPKLFVKDIPPISSYPEVSVEEPRIYFGELTDHYVFVNAGIDEFDYPSSAGEGEENVYTRYKGTAGIKIDNFWKKLLFAVYLNEEIKMLFSEYINDETRILINRNVLKRIDKIIPFILYEDDPYIVVSKGKLYWIIDGYTVSDQFPYSTYSGGINYIRNAVKVVVDAYNGNVEYYIVDKNEPVINVFKNMFNIQFKELEQMDEDLRQHIRYPERLLRVQSRIFRLYHMKDPEIFFNQEDVWNIAKEVKFGNNIEVEPYYIVTKLPDKKELNFILVLPFTPKDKDNLIAWMAVKSDYENYGEIIVYRMPKDRLVFGPLQIEARISQDPEISAQITLWNQQGSQVLRGNMMILPIENSLLYYEPIYLQAEEAKIPEFRRVAMSDGERIVWDETVPQTISKLFTGQKIEITEVEKVASQVPEKTTGISKTVLLRALQYIEEYKKLTGNGDFVGGARKLKELEEFLRENTK; encoded by the coding sequence ATGGTAAAAACTATAATTCTGTTCATTTTTTCATTACCTTTAGTTATCCAAGCGATATCCTCTTACATTAGGAGAAAGACCGTATCATTCAAAGATGTATGGATAGGAGTGATAATAGCAGTTTTAGGTGCTTTATTCGTTCTGGTTCTAGATGAAATTGTAAAGTTTATCGTTGATGTTCTTTGGTTCTCTGAAGTTGGGTATTTCAATGTTTTCTGGGGCATCATTCAATACAAGATTTGGATATTCGTTATAACGTTTGTTATCGTGCTTACAGGATTCATACTATTCGTGTATATTCCCATTAAGATTTTCTTTCCGAGGTTCCCGATAGGACTTATAAAAGTTGTTGAGTTTGAGATGATGAAGGTTGTTGAGAGGTTTTCAAATGTTATTGTATGGCTCTTTCTTGTTGTTGTTTCCGGATACTTTGGATACATTGCAGCAACAAATGACTGGATGGATATAGCAAAATTCTTCAGTAGAGTATCAACGCTTGAATACACGGACCCAATATTCAAGATGCCTGCCGAGTTTTATATGTTCTCTTTGCCATTTATAAACGCTGTATTTAATAACATACTTTGGTTCCTGTTCATAGTTTCTGCGTTTATGATATTCATACTGTATGTTTATTTGAGATTTCAATCGGGATATTACGGACAGAGTTTTGTTTTCGCATTACTCTCGGGCAGGATGCCAGATAAAATCTCAAGAGGTATCTTTCTTTACTCAATATTTGTTCTGATAGTTTGGACACTGGTTCTTGGTATCAGAATAGCGTTCGTTACACCTTACCATATAATGTTTGTAGACAGTGGTTTGTTTAGTGGTCCAGGTTATAAAGAGATATACGCAACACTACCAGTTATTAGAATAATAGGAATACTCCTGATATTACTCGCTATCCTATCCACTTTCTTCCTCTTCAGCGGTAAAATTCGCAATATACTCATATTATCTGGTGGAACAGTCGGTATATCTCTAGCACTCTATGTTATTTATCCTTCGCTAATTGAAGTTTTCGTAGTCAAGCCATCTGAATTGGATAGACAGAAAGAGTTTATCAAAAACAATATTGAATCAACACTGGTTGCTTACAAGTTAGACAAAGTTAAAGAAGTTTTCTTTGACAACAAACCTTTAACTTTTGATATGTTATCAAGAAACAAAGAGATAATTCAAAACTTAAGGTTATGGGACTGGAAACCATTAGGAGATGCCTACAAGCAAATACAAACAATAAGGTTTTATTACAAGTTTAATGACATTGACATTGACAGGTACAGGCTAGGTGGTAGTTTAAGACAGGTTATGATATCTGCGAGGGAGTTGGATATTGAAGCATTGCCAGAGAACTCAAAGAGTTGGATAAATGTTCATTTTAGATACACTCACGGTATAGGTGTTGTTGTGAGTCCAGTGAATGAGATATTACCGAACGGTATGCCTAAACTCTTCGTCAAGGACATCCCCCCTATATCTTCATATCCAGAAGTCTCCGTTGAAGAACCTAGAATATACTTTGGAGAACTCACAGACCATTATGTCTTCGTAAACGCTGGTATTGACGAGTTTGATTATCCATCGTCTGCTGGTGAGGGAGAGGAGAATGTATATACAAGGTATAAGGGAACTGCCGGTATAAAGATTGATAACTTCTGGAAGAAACTACTTTTTGCAGTTTATCTAAATGAAGAAATAAAAATGTTATTCTCCGAATACATAAACGATGAAACTAGAATCCTAATAAATAGGAATGTCTTAAAAAGGATTGATAAGATAATTCCATTCATTCTATATGAAGATGATCCATACATAGTTGTATCAAAAGGCAAACTTTACTGGATTATTGATGGTTATACTGTATCCGACCAGTTTCCATACTCAACCTATTCAGGAGGTATAAACTACATAAGAAATGCTGTAAAGGTTGTTGTTGATGCCTATAACGGTAATGTTGAATACTATATCGTTGATAAGAATGAACCCGTTATAAATGTTTTCAAAAACATGTTTAACATTCAATTTAAGGAACTAGAACAGATGGATGAAGATTTAAGACAACACATAAGGTATCCAGAAAGACTCTTAAGAGTCCAGAGCAGAATTTTTAGATTATATCATATGAAGGACCCTGAAATATTCTTTAATCAAGAGGATGTCTGGAACATAGCGAAAGAGGTTAAGTTTGGGAACAACATAGAGGTTGAACCTTACTATATAGTAACTAAACTGCCTGATAAGAAAGAACTGAATTTTATACTTGTTTTGCCCTTCACCCCTAAAGATAAGGATAATCTCATTGCTTGGATGGCCGTTAAATCAGACTACGAAAATTACGGAGAGATTATCGTATATAGAATGCCAAAAGACAGGCTTGTTTTTGGTCCTCTTCAGATAGAAGCGAGGATAAGCCAAGACCCCGAAATATCAGCACAGATAACACTCTGGAACCAACAAGGCTCTCAAGTTTTAAGAGGGAATATGATGATACTGCCCATAGAGAATTCACTTCTATACTATGAACCAATATACCTACAAGCAGAGGAAGCCAAAATACCAGAGTTTAGAAGAGTTGCTATGTCTGATGGCGAGAGAATAGTATGGGATGAGACAGTACCACAGACAATATCAAAATTATTTACAGGTCAAAAGATTGAAATAACCGAAGTTGAAAAGGTTGCCTCACAGGTGCCTGAAAAAACAACAGGTATCTCAAAAACAGTCCTCCTAAGAGCACTTCAATATATAGAGGAATATAAAAAATTAACAGGCAATGGAGACTTCGTAGGTGGTGCAAGAAAACTTAAAGAGTTAGAAGAGTTTTTAAGAGAAAACACTAAGTAA
- the dut gene encoding dUTP diphosphatase — protein sequence MVIELKVKLLKRNSHIPIYQTSHSAGLDLCASLDEDIVIRPGEIKMIPTGISIELPDGYEAQIRPRSGIASKHGITLVNTPGTIDPDYRGEIMIPLINLGKESFVIKDGMRIAQMVIVRFERVEIKVVDELTPTQRGDGGFGSTGLMKDDK from the coding sequence ATCGTGATTGAACTTAAGGTAAAACTTCTGAAGCGTAATTCTCATATTCCTATTTACCAAACTTCGCACTCAGCAGGATTGGATCTTTGTGCGAGCCTAGATGAAGATATTGTCATACGGCCGGGTGAGATAAAGATGATACCAACAGGAATAAGCATAGAACTTCCGGATGGATACGAGGCACAGATAAGACCAAGGAGTGGGATTGCGTCAAAGCATGGAATAACTCTTGTCAACACTCCAGGGACGATTGATCCTGACTATCGTGGAGAAATAATGATACCATTGATAAACCTTGGCAAAGAGTCTTTTGTAATAAAGGATGGTATGAGAATAGCACAGATGGTCATAGTAAGATTTGAGAGAGTTGAGATTAAGGTAGTTGATGAACTTACTCCTACACAGAGAGGAGATGGGGGTTTTGGATCTACGGGGTTGATGAAAGATGATAAGTAA
- the rfbC gene encoding dTDP-4-dehydrorhamnose 3,5-epimerase: MKFKVLETNIQGLFIIEPKVFRDSRGFFLESWNEREFEEVGLNIKFVQDNHSRSVRGVLRGLHFQDPYPQGKLVRVVRGRIFDVAVDIRKNSPTLGKWFGIILSDEDMKMLYIPEGFAHGFLVLSDFADVVYKTTEFYYPEYDRGIIWSDETIGIEWPLEEIGNQHPILSEKDSRLPRLKDIIENL, from the coding sequence GTGAAATTCAAAGTCTTGGAAACAAACATACAGGGTTTGTTCATAATAGAACCTAAGGTTTTCAGAGACAGTAGGGGCTTTTTTCTTGAGAGTTGGAATGAAAGAGAGTTTGAAGAAGTAGGCCTTAACATTAAGTTCGTCCAAGACAACCATTCAAGGTCTGTTAGGGGAGTTTTGAGGGGACTACACTTTCAAGATCCTTATCCTCAAGGTAAGCTTGTTAGGGTAGTGCGAGGTAGAATATTTGATGTTGCTGTTGATATTAGAAAAAACTCTCCAACACTAGGAAAATGGTTCGGGATAATTTTGTCAGACGAAGATATGAAAATGCTTTACATTCCTGAAGGGTTTGCACATGGTTTTCTTGTGTTATCAGACTTTGCGGATGTTGTGTATAAGACTACTGAATTCTACTACCCTGAATATGACAGGGGAATCATATGGAGCGATGAAACGATAGGAATAGAGTGGCCTCTTGAAGAGATAGGAAATCAACATCCAATATTATCAGAAAAGGATTCCAGGTTACCTAGGTTGAAGGATATAATAGAGAATTTGTAG
- the flgC gene encoding flagellar basal body rod protein FlgC, translating to MGMFTSLNIAGSGLTAQRFRLDVIANNIANVETTRTTEGGPYQRQRVVLMPRDDSLKFKSYLLPEALQPGQGAGVKVVKVEKDNNPPRMVYDPSHPDAIKYGKYKGYVLYPNVNVVQEMVDMISASRSYEANVTVINSTRQMFEKALQIGR from the coding sequence ATGGGAATGTTTACGTCTCTAAACATAGCAGGTAGTGGTCTAACAGCACAGAGATTTAGACTTGATGTAATAGCAAATAATATCGCTAATGTTGAAACAACGAGAACTACTGAAGGAGGTCCCTACCAGAGACAAAGAGTTGTACTTATGCCGAGAGATGATAGTTTGAAGTTCAAAAGTTATCTTTTACCTGAAGCACTGCAACCTGGTCAGGGTGCTGGTGTTAAGGTTGTAAAAGTTGAGAAAGACAATAATCCTCCAAGGATGGTTTATGACCCATCTCATCCAGATGCCATAAAGTATGGTAAGTATAAAGGTTATGTCTTGTATCCTAATGTGAATGTAGTCCAAGAAATGGTTGATATGATATCAGCGTCAAGATCCTACGAAGCAAACGTAACCGTAATAAACTCAACTAGACAGATGTTTGAAAAGGCTCTGCAGATTGGTAGATAA
- a CDS encoding amidohydrolase family protein, whose protein sequence is MILFLKPGIIITPDEVVEDKGIYIDTTNGLIIDVSEYKTKADINVLLTKNTIAIPGIINAHDHLLGSYWPRVGEGPHISWKPWDDILKSSDLYKERSRIPNFYLYLIGSYKNLISGVTTVMDHIPHKVNDNFIDKLPIKVIREYCLAHEVSSYDLKWGDGVDIEHRRAVENNWPFVTHIEEGFDEESMKGVDYLIDYGALTDHTVMVHGLALSDEDLDRIAKARAHLVTCPVSNYFMFKLIARIKEWLAKGINTSLGTDSPMSGGMNILEEMRFLKMAYKSKYGEELSDRTILYMITKNPAKAFRIQSKVGYIRKGYLADITIFRRNNEDLFSNITQAWFNDIELVFINGIPRYGYDYYQELFDKFSNNIEYSKAIIDRQNRIIVGSLEGLMRTVWKFVGFKKQLPFIPITVEDDYGKNNTDSSSVIGDITRTSSADLLY, encoded by the coding sequence ATGATATTGTTTTTGAAGCCAGGGATAATAATAACACCTGATGAGGTAGTAGAAGATAAAGGTATATACATTGACACTACGAATGGTCTTATCATTGATGTAAGCGAGTATAAAACTAAGGCGGATATTAATGTGCTTCTAACCAAAAACACGATAGCAATACCAGGAATAATCAACGCACACGACCACTTGTTGGGTTCATACTGGCCCAGAGTCGGAGAGGGTCCTCACATATCTTGGAAACCCTGGGATGATATACTAAAGTCCTCCGACCTTTATAAGGAGAGAAGTAGAATACCAAACTTCTATCTCTACCTGATTGGTTCGTATAAAAACCTGATATCTGGCGTAACTACTGTTATGGATCACATCCCTCACAAAGTAAACGATAACTTCATAGACAAATTACCTATTAAGGTTATAAGAGAATACTGTCTTGCACATGAAGTATCTTCTTACGACCTCAAGTGGGGAGATGGAGTTGACATAGAACACAGGAGAGCAGTTGAGAATAACTGGCCCTTTGTAACTCATATAGAAGAGGGTTTTGACGAAGAGTCAATGAAAGGTGTTGATTACTTGATAGATTACGGAGCACTAACAGACCATACGGTTATGGTACACGGCCTTGCGCTATCAGATGAAGACCTTGACAGAATAGCAAAAGCAAGAGCTCATCTTGTAACCTGTCCTGTGTCAAATTACTTTATGTTTAAGTTAATTGCTAGAATAAAAGAATGGTTGGCAAAAGGCATAAATACTTCTTTGGGAACGGACTCACCAATGTCAGGAGGTATGAACATTCTTGAAGAAATGAGGTTTCTTAAGATGGCATACAAGAGTAAGTATGGTGAGGAACTAAGCGATAGAACGATACTTTATATGATAACGAAAAATCCAGCGAAAGCTTTCAGGATACAAAGCAAGGTAGGCTATATAAGGAAAGGTTATCTTGCGGACATAACGATATTCAGGAGAAACAATGAGGATCTGTTTTCAAACATAACTCAAGCGTGGTTTAACGACATTGAGTTGGTATTCATAAATGGGATACCTAGATATGGTTACGATTACTACCAAGAACTCTTTGACAAATTCTCAAATAACATTGAATACTCAAAAGCAATAATTGATAGGCAAAACCGGATAATTGTCGGTTCTCTTGAAGGGCTTATGAGGACAGTATGGAAGTTTGTAGGTTTCAAGAAACAGTTGCCATTTATTCCTATTACCGTAGAGGATGACTATGGCAAGAATAATACTGATAGCAGTAGTGTTATTGGTGATATTACTAGGACTTCTAGCGCTGATCTTCTATATTGA
- a CDS encoding helical backbone metal receptor produces the protein MKVLLVILLTFMFLTYDCYAVVIDSLGKKFEQKRYTRVISLAPSITETLFFMGLGDRLIGVTRYCGVEREIVGGIYDPDLEKIIKLKPDLVLMLKMGSYENYEYLVRRGVKVFVLDYKRVDDIVDNMFKLSRLLKGEEKEEIIRSFRYSFYASVRNAIQFAKGKRFFFLYSYPLIYTASSNSYASDIVRRIGGINVVDHLKSPYQTLTVGVETLLKLSPDIIVLSTENNKLIEEELRNLGLNSTFISVDPMEISPSVRITNFLLKLISNLKSPVVPSR, from the coding sequence ATGAAAGTGTTGTTAGTAATTCTGCTAACTTTCATGTTTCTCACCTATGACTGCTATGCTGTAGTTATTGATAGTTTAGGTAAGAAATTTGAGCAGAAGAGATACACTAGGGTAATATCTCTTGCTCCTAGTATAACAGAAACTCTGTTTTTTATGGGACTCGGTGATAGGTTGATAGGTGTTACTAGGTATTGTGGAGTAGAAAGGGAAATTGTGGGGGGGATTTACGACCCAGACCTTGAGAAGATAATAAAACTAAAACCTGACTTGGTCCTGATGCTAAAGATGGGGAGTTATGAAAACTATGAGTACCTTGTGAGAAGAGGTGTAAAGGTATTCGTTCTTGACTACAAACGAGTAGATGATATAGTTGATAATATGTTCAAACTCTCAAGACTCCTTAAAGGAGAAGAAAAGGAGGAAATTATCAGGAGTTTCAGATACTCCTTCTATGCTAGTGTCAGAAATGCTATTCAGTTCGCAAAAGGTAAGAGGTTTTTCTTCTTATATTCCTATCCACTAATATACACAGCCAGTTCTAATAGTTATGCATCTGATATAGTAAGAAGAATTGGAGGAATAAACGTAGTTGATCACCTGAAATCACCTTACCAGACGCTTACAGTTGGAGTTGAAACTCTGCTTAAGTTGTCTCCAGATATCATTGTATTATCTACCGAAAACAACAAACTAATTGAGGAGGAACTTAGGAATCTAGGGCTTAATTCTACTTTCATAAGTGTTGATCCTATGGAGATAAGTCCATCTGTTAGAATAACCAACTTCCTTTTGAAACTCATCTCAAATTTGAAATCCCCGGTTGTTCCATCTAGATAG
- the fliS gene encoding flagellar export chaperone FliS — MNYARVYKEAQIETATPVKLVVILYDIIINSIDQALKYFETRKYDLSNKELARAQEGLIELMTALDFEKGQDIANNLYSIYLYCSKRLFEGNIEKNKDILLEVRNILGKLRDAWEQISNMNQNVNGREEVVSKSVDIKG, encoded by the coding sequence ATGAACTACGCTAGGGTTTATAAAGAAGCGCAGATTGAGACTGCGACACCTGTAAAGTTGGTTGTTATACTCTATGATATAATAATCAACTCAATTGACCAGGCTCTCAAATACTTTGAGACAAGGAAGTATGACCTTTCTAATAAGGAGTTAGCTAGAGCGCAGGAAGGGCTTATTGAACTTATGACTGCTCTTGATTTTGAAAAAGGGCAGGATATTGCTAACAACCTTTACTCAATATACCTGTATTGTAGCAAAAGATTGTTTGAAGGAAACATTGAAAAAAACAAGGATATACTACTTGAGGTAAGGAATATACTGGGAAAATTAAGAGACGCGTGGGAGCAAATATCCAATATGAACCAAAATGTCAACGGGCGTGAAGAGGTTGTCTCAAAGAGTGTTGATATCAAAGGTTAG
- the thiD gene encoding bifunctional hydroxymethylpyrimidine kinase/phosphomethylpyrimidine kinase, which translates to MANEKVALTIAGSDSGGGAGIQIDLKTFNRIGVFGASVITSLTAQNTLGVQGIYDVSPEFVVKQLESLFSDLNIHYSKTGMLSNEQIVNAVSEYLKKVLDEGKLKGLVIDPVMRAKGGDPLLKQDAVEALVNRLLPLALIITPNIPEAELLSGMKINNISDMKKSATEIYKMGPRYVIVKGGHLKGKYAVDVVYDGKDFVIMKSKKHYKGDVHGTGCSFSAAITAYLTKGEKPLEAIRKAKRFISIAIKNGIYIGQGFRVLKTY; encoded by the coding sequence ATGGCAAATGAAAAGGTAGCATTAACAATAGCAGGTTCTGATAGTGGTGGTGGGGCCGGTATTCAGATTGACCTAAAAACTTTCAATAGAATCGGCGTTTTTGGCGCATCCGTCATAACATCTCTGACAGCACAAAATACTTTAGGAGTTCAAGGCATTTATGATGTTTCACCTGAATTTGTGGTAAAGCAACTTGAGTCATTGTTCTCTGACCTAAACATACATTACAGCAAAACTGGAATGCTATCCAACGAACAGATAGTAAATGCTGTAAGTGAATACCTAAAAAAAGTTTTAGATGAAGGAAAACTAAAGGGACTCGTAATAGACCCTGTTATGCGAGCAAAAGGTGGAGACCCCCTGCTAAAACAAGATGCAGTTGAAGCACTCGTTAATAGACTCTTACCTCTTGCTCTGATCATAACACCTAACATTCCAGAAGCAGAACTACTATCAGGAATGAAGATAAACAACATAAGCGATATGAAAAAATCAGCAACCGAAATATATAAAATGGGACCTAGGTATGTGATAGTAAAAGGAGGACACCTAAAAGGGAAATACGCAGTTGATGTTGTGTATGACGGAAAGGATTTCGTAATAATGAAATCCAAAAAACACTACAAAGGTGATGTTCACGGAACAGGGTGTAGTTTCTCAGCTGCTATAACCGCATACCTAACAAAAGGAGAGAAACCTCTGGAAGCAATAAGAAAAGCTAAAAGGTTTATATCCATCGCTATAAAGAACGGTATTTACATAGGTCAGGGGTTTAGAGTTTTAAAAACTTATTAA